In the Clostridium beijerinckii genome, one interval contains:
- a CDS encoding UTRA domain-containing protein: MPNVKFKDIYHILKSNIDNGKYDNSMMLPTEMELVDKFECSRNTVRRAINELSKDGYVKSVKGKGVIILESRESIELPIGNLLGLQELHTKKKFTTSVVHFSKITIDESLSRITALKLDTEVYHLHRIRFYDNEPIILDVNYFSADVAKDLTIEIAQNSVYEYIEKDLNTKILASKKIIVVEHATELDKRFLDLGTYDCVAVVKTYAYTDSGKLFEYTESRHRPDKFVFVESSSLRKNI, from the coding sequence TTGCCTAATGTAAAATTCAAAGATATATATCACATATTAAAAAGCAATATAGATAACGGTAAGTATGATAATTCTATGATGCTTCCAACCGAAATGGAATTAGTTGACAAATTTGAATGTAGTAGAAATACTGTTAGAAGAGCAATTAATGAACTGAGCAAAGATGGATATGTTAAAAGCGTTAAAGGTAAGGGCGTAATCATATTAGAAAGCAGAGAATCAATAGAACTTCCTATTGGAAATCTACTTGGGTTACAGGAATTACATACAAAAAAGAAATTCACTACTAGTGTTGTGCATTTTTCAAAAATAACTATAGATGAATCCTTATCAAGAATAACTGCTTTAAAATTAGATACTGAAGTATATCACCTTCATAGAATAAGATTTTATGATAATGAACCAATTATCCTTGATGTGAATTATTTTAGTGCTGATGTAGCAAAAGATTTGACTATAGAAATTGCTCAAAATTCCGTATATGAATATATTGAAAAAGATTTAAATACAAAAATTCTTGCTTCAAAAAAAATTATTGTTGTTGAACATGCAACAGAATTAGATAAAAGATTTTTAGATTTAGGTACATATGATTGTGTTGCTGTCGTAAAAACATATGCTTATACTGATTCAGGTAAACTTTTTGAGTATACAGAATCTCGTCATAGGCCAGATAAATTTGTATTTGTTGAATCATCATCTTTAAGAAAAAATATTTAA
- the treP gene encoding PTS system trehalose-specific EIIBC component, with translation MGKFQNDAKELLKLVGGKENISAVTHCVTRMRFVLNDPSKAGVSEIEKLKSVKGTFTQAGQFQVIIGNEVSTFYNDFIAVSGIDGVSKDAVKDVAKNNMTFIQKLMANIAEIFSPLIPAIIVGGLILGFRNVIGDMKLLEGGTKSLVEVSQFWAGTNSFLWLIGEAIFHFLPVGITWSITKKMGTTQILGIVLGITLVSPQLLNAYAVASTPADKIPFWDFGFAHVNMIGYQAQVIPAILAGFALVFLERGARKISPASISMIVVPFFALVPAVLIAHIVIGPIGWAIGAAISKVVYGGLTSSFGMIFAAIFGFLYAPLVITGLHHMTNAIDLQLMAQFGGTSLWPMIALSNIAQGSAVLAMIYLQRKNQEAQEVNVPACISAYLGVTEPAMFGVNLKHGFPFFCGMAGSAIAAIISVGSGVMANSIGVGGLPGILSIKPAFMMIFALAMLVAVVVPFVLTVIVGKKKAIS, from the coding sequence ATGGGGAAATTTCAAAATGATGCAAAAGAACTATTAAAGCTAGTTGGTGGAAAAGAAAACATCTCAGCAGTTACACATTGTGTTACTAGAATGAGATTTGTATTAAACGATCCGAGTAAAGCTGGCGTAAGTGAAATTGAAAAATTAAAAAGTGTTAAAGGGACATTTACACAAGCAGGACAGTTCCAAGTTATAATTGGAAATGAAGTATCAACATTTTATAATGACTTTATAGCAGTTTCAGGAATAGATGGAGTAAGTAAAGACGCAGTAAAAGATGTTGCTAAAAACAATATGACTTTTATACAAAAGCTTATGGCAAATATAGCAGAAATATTTTCACCACTTATTCCAGCAATCATCGTTGGAGGTTTGATTTTAGGATTTAGAAATGTTATCGGAGATATGAAATTATTAGAAGGCGGAACAAAATCTTTAGTTGAAGTATCTCAATTCTGGGCTGGGACAAACAGTTTCTTATGGTTAATTGGAGAAGCTATATTCCATTTCCTACCAGTAGGTATTACATGGTCAATTACAAAGAAAATGGGGACAACCCAAATTCTCGGTATAGTTTTAGGTATTACATTAGTTTCACCACAACTTTTAAATGCATATGCAGTGGCAAGTACACCAGCTGATAAAATACCTTTCTGGGATTTTGGATTTGCACATGTAAACATGATTGGATATCAAGCACAAGTTATACCAGCTATACTTGCAGGTTTTGCATTAGTATTTCTTGAAAGAGGTGCAAGAAAGATAAGTCCAGCATCAATATCAATGATAGTTGTACCATTCTTTGCTTTAGTACCAGCTGTTTTGATAGCTCATATTGTTATAGGACCTATAGGCTGGGCAATTGGTGCAGCGATTTCAAAAGTAGTATATGGTGGACTTACATCTTCATTTGGAATGATTTTTGCAGCAATCTTTGGATTCCTTTATGCACCACTTGTTATTACAGGACTTCACCACATGACAAATGCAATAGATCTTCAATTAATGGCACAATTTGGAGGAACATCACTTTGGCCAATGATAGCATTATCTAATATTGCACAAGGTTCAGCAGTTTTAGCTATGATATATTTACAAAGAAAGAATCAAGAAGCTCAAGAAGTTAATGTACCAGCTTGCATTTCAGCTTATCTTGGTGTAACTGAACCAGCAATGTTTGGTGTTAACTTAAAACATGGATTCCCATTCTTCTGTGGAATGGCAGGATCAGCAATAGCAGCTATAATTTCAGTTGGAAGTGGCGTAATGGCAAACTCAATCGGTGTTGGAGGACTTCCAGGTATATTATCAATAAAACCAGCGTTCATGATGATATTTGCATTAGCAATGCTTGTAGCAGTAGTAGTACCATTTGTTCTTACAGTAATTGTAGGGAAAAAGAAAGCAATAAGCTAG
- the treC gene encoding alpha,alpha-phosphotrehalase yields MKDFKKSTIYQIYPKSFYDTNGDGIGDLNGVIEKLDYLKNLGIDYIWLTPFYPSPQVDNGYDISDYYNIDPSFGTLEDFEKLVQEAEKRDIYVMLDMVLNHTSTEHEWFKKAISGDRKYKDFYIFKESEKDTPPTNWKSKFGGNAWEYVEKFDEYYLHLFDRTQADLNWDNEEVRNEIYGVVNFWLKKGVKGLRFDVINLISKPEKFESDTEGDGRRFYTDGPKIHDYLHELNENTYGEYEDIVTVGEMSSTSLENCIRYSNPEEKELSMVFNFHHLKVDYYKGDKWTVMDFDFMKLKALFKTWQEEIQNGWNALFWCNHDQPRIVSRFGNDKEYLKESAKMLATTIHMMRGTPYVYQGEEIGMTNPYFDSIEKYRDVESINYYNILKEQGKSEEEILQILKAKSRDNSRTPVQWDDSENAGFTKGEPWIPVSSEYKRINVEQALKDEDSIFYHYQKLIRLRKDYEVISNGSIKFILEENNKVLSYVRNLGDTTVLVINNFYGESTKVEIPDEYANKSAKSKILISNYKDSSVLNKELNLRPFESIVYHI; encoded by the coding sequence ATGAAGGATTTTAAGAAAAGTACTATTTATCAAATATATCCTAAATCATTTTATGATACAAACGGTGATGGAATTGGAGATTTAAACGGAGTAATAGAAAAATTAGATTATTTAAAAAATTTAGGTATAGATTATATATGGCTTACTCCTTTTTATCCTTCTCCTCAAGTAGATAACGGATATGATATCTCTGATTACTATAATATTGACCCAAGCTTTGGTACATTAGAAGATTTTGAAAAATTAGTACAAGAAGCAGAAAAAAGAGATATATATGTAATGCTTGATATGGTACTTAATCATACATCAACAGAACATGAATGGTTCAAAAAAGCTATAAGCGGAGATAGAAAATATAAAGATTTCTATATATTTAAGGAATCAGAAAAAGATACACCACCTACAAATTGGAAATCTAAATTTGGTGGAAATGCATGGGAATATGTAGAAAAGTTTGATGAATATTACCTACATCTTTTTGATAGAACTCAGGCAGATTTGAATTGGGATAATGAAGAAGTTAGAAATGAGATTTATGGTGTTGTTAACTTTTGGCTTAAAAAGGGTGTCAAAGGGCTAAGATTTGATGTTATAAATTTAATTTCAAAACCAGAAAAGTTTGAAAGTGATACAGAAGGTGATGGAAGAAGATTCTATACAGATGGTCCTAAAATTCATGACTATCTCCACGAACTTAATGAAAATACCTATGGAGAATATGAAGATATTGTAACTGTAGGAGAAATGTCATCAACTTCTCTTGAGAATTGTATAAGATATTCTAATCCAGAAGAAAAAGAATTATCAATGGTATTTAATTTCCATCATTTAAAGGTTGATTACTATAAAGGCGATAAATGGACTGTTATGGATTTTGACTTTATGAAGTTGAAGGCGTTATTTAAAACTTGGCAAGAAGAAATTCAAAATGGGTGGAATGCTCTGTTTTGGTGTAATCATGATCAGCCTAGAATAGTTTCTCGGTTTGGAAATGATAAAGAATATTTAAAAGAAAGTGCTAAAATGCTGGCAACTACAATACACATGATGAGGGGGACTCCATATGTGTATCAAGGTGAAGAGATTGGAATGACAAACCCTTATTTCGATAGCATAGAGAAGTATAGAGATGTAGAATCTATAAATTATTATAATATTTTAAAAGAGCAAGGAAAATCTGAAGAAGAGATATTACAGATTTTAAAAGCAAAATCTCGTGATAATTCTAGAACCCCAGTACAATGGGATGATAGTGAAAATGCTGGATTTACTAAAGGTGAACCATGGATACCTGTTAGCAGTGAATATAAAAGAATAAATGTTGAACAAGCATTAAAGGATGAAGATTCGATTTTCTATCATTATCAAAAGCTAATAAGGTTGAGAAAAGATTATGAAGTGATTTCAAATGGAAGTATAAAGTTTATTCTTGAAGAAAATAATAAAGTACTTTCATATGTAAGAAATTTAGGCGACACTACAGTACTTGTCATAAATAATTTTTATGGAGAAAGTACAAAAGTAGAGATTCCTGATGAATATGCAAATAAAAGTGCTAAGAGTAAAATATTAATATCAAATTATAAAGATAGTAGTGTATTAAATAAAGAGTTAAATTTAAGACCATTTGAATCAATTGTATATCATATATAG
- a CDS encoding HD domain-containing protein: protein MNEKISTIINEMIKYYAKDPRRVNHFLKVFSFAKSIGEIENVDKKTQEILEVAAVMHDIGIKVSEEKYNSSAGNYQELEGPPVAKEMLSKFNFSEEFIERVCYLIGHHHTYSKIDGIDYQILIEADFLVNIYEDEIKTPQIESIKNKYFKTKSGTEFLNSLYL from the coding sequence ATGAATGAAAAAATTAGTACTATAATAAATGAAATGATAAAATACTATGCAAAAGATCCAAGAAGGGTTAATCACTTTTTAAAGGTATTTTCTTTTGCTAAATCTATAGGGGAAATTGAAAATGTAGATAAGAAGACGCAGGAAATTTTAGAAGTAGCTGCAGTAATGCATGATATAGGAATAAAAGTTAGTGAAGAAAAATATAATTCTTCTGCTGGAAATTATCAGGAGCTTGAAGGGCCTCCTGTTGCAAAGGAAATGCTTTCAAAATTTAATTTTAGTGAAGAATTTATTGAAAGAGTATGCTATTTGATTGGGCATCATCATACATATAGCAAAATTGATGGCATTGACTATCAAATATTAATAGAAGCTGATTTTTTAGTTAATATTTATGAAGATGAAATAAAAACTCCTCAAATTGAAAGTATAAAAAATAAATACTTTAAAACAAAATCAGGAACAGAATTTTTAAATAGCTTATACCTGTAA
- a CDS encoding GNAT family N-acetyltransferase, translating into MIEYKNLDREIIREISEVYVNAFNCEPWNDKWTIESASKRISQMINCEGFNGLVAFDGEKLVGMILGSIEYYYDAVLFQIKELCVEPKIKGAGIGSKLLSEFITRLKAKGIDRVILLTLKTNETEGFYKKHGFKTFENMIMMGKEI; encoded by the coding sequence ATGATAGAATATAAAAATTTAGATAGAGAAATTATTAGAGAAATTTCAGAAGTTTATGTAAATGCTTTTAATTGTGAACCGTGGAATGACAAATGGACTATTGAAAGTGCATCTAAACGCATATCTCAGATGATAAATTGCGAAGGGTTTAATGGACTGGTTGCATTTGATGGGGAAAAATTAGTGGGAATGATACTTGGAAGCATTGAATATTATTATGATGCAGTACTTTTTCAAATTAAAGAACTTTGTGTAGAACCTAAAATTAAAGGTGCAGGTATAGGTTCAAAGTTGCTGAGTGAATTTATAACAAGATTAAAAGCTAAGGGGATAGATAGAGTGATTTTGCTGACACTTAAAACTAATGAAACAGAAGGTTTTTATAAGAAGCATGGATTCAAAACTTTTGAGAATATGATAATGATGGGAAAGGAAATCTAA
- a CDS encoding DUF1540 domain-containing protein yields MEKINCEVNNCSHNHSGVCYSNRVDIGGMSASSERGTCCGSFLQESHYSDLTNNTNSQGKCDALTCNVETCNHNTNKLCSLDSIQVAGNGAQLYTETKCASYDSRE; encoded by the coding sequence ATGGAAAAAATTAATTGTGAAGTAAATAATTGTTCACACAACCATAGTGGAGTTTGCTATTCAAATAGAGTTGATATTGGTGGAATGTCTGCAAGTAGTGAAAGAGGAACTTGCTGTGGTTCATTTTTACAAGAATCTCATTATAGTGACTTAACTAATAATACTAATTCTCAAGGAAAATGCGATGCTCTAACTTGCAACGTTGAAACATGTAATCATAACACTAACAAACTTTGTAGCCTAGATTCTATACAAGTAGCAGGTAATGGAGCCCAATTATATACTGAAACTAAATGTGCTAGTTACGATTCTAGAGAATAA
- a CDS encoding NADH peroxidase, protein MKRFVCTICGYIHEGDTPPDVCPICKAGADKFKEMTDSLNFADEHRIGVAGGLNDELLEGLRANFIGECTEVGMYLAMSRQADREGYPEVGEAYKRIAYEEAEHAAKFAELLGEVVVPDTKSNLSARVEAEYGACEGKKKLATLAKEHNLDAIHDTVHEMCKDEARHGKAFKGLLDRYFSK, encoded by the coding sequence ATGAAAAGATTTGTTTGTACTATTTGTGGTTATATCCATGAAGGTGACACCCCACCAGACGTTTGTCCTATCTGTAAAGCAGGTGCTGACAAATTCAAAGAAATGACTGACTCATTAAATTTTGCTGATGAACATAGAATCGGTGTTGCTGGCGGTCTTAATGATGAATTATTAGAAGGTTTAAGAGCTAATTTCATAGGTGAATGTACTGAAGTCGGAATGTACTTAGCAATGTCCCGTCAAGCTGACCGTGAAGGTTATCCTGAAGTAGGTGAAGCATATAAAAGAATTGCTTATGAAGAAGCGGAACATGCTGCTAAATTCGCAGAACTTTTAGGGGAAGTTGTTGTTCCTGATACTAAATCTAATTTAAGTGCTAGAGTTGAAGCTGAATATGGTGCTTGCGAAGGTAAAAAGAAACTTGCAACCTTAGCTAAGGAGCATAATTTAGATGCTATACATGATACTGTTCATGAAATGTGTAAAGATGAAGCAAGACATGGTAAAGCATTTAAAGGCTTACTTGATAGATACTTTAGCAAATAA
- a CDS encoding HAD family hydrolase: protein MNNNFEYILFDLDGTLTDSGEGITKSVQYALKSFGILVDDLKELNKFIGPPLKDSFKEYYNFDEEKAQLGLVKYREYFAEKGIYENKLYDGIPELLEVLKKNNKKIVLATSKPEVYARQILQYFKIDKYFDFAAGADFEETRVNKGDVIKYALQEANITDLSKVIMVGDREHDIIGAKENNIKSVGVLYGFGDVIELTQARAEYIVKDTEELLNILL, encoded by the coding sequence TTGAATAACAATTTTGAATATATATTATTTGATTTAGATGGAACACTTACTGATTCTGGCGAAGGAATAACTAAATCAGTTCAATATGCTTTAAAGTCTTTTGGAATTTTAGTTGATGACCTTAAAGAATTAAACAAATTTATTGGACCACCTTTAAAGGATTCGTTTAAAGAATATTATAACTTCGATGAGGAAAAAGCACAGCTTGGATTGGTAAAATACAGAGAATATTTTGCTGAAAAAGGTATCTATGAAAATAAGTTGTATGATGGAATACCAGAACTTCTAGAGGTGCTTAAGAAAAATAATAAAAAAATTGTACTTGCTACATCAAAACCAGAAGTGTATGCAAGGCAAATTTTACAATACTTTAAAATCGATAAATATTTTGATTTTGCAGCTGGAGCAGATTTTGAAGAAACAAGAGTAAATAAAGGGGATGTAATAAAATATGCTTTACAAGAGGCTAATATTACAGACTTATCAAAGGTTATCATGGTAGGAGACAGAGAACATGATATTATCGGCGCAAAAGAAAATAATATAAAATCAGTGGGAGTTCTTTATGGTTTTGGAGATGTTATTGAACTAACCCAAGCCAGAGCAGAATATATAGTTAAGGATACAGAAGAACTATTGAATATTCTTCTTTAA
- a CDS encoding DUF1858 domain-containing protein, translated as MITKDLTIGEIIRIKENAPQILMSFGMGCVGCPSAQAETIEDAVKVHGINLEELLEQLNK; from the coding sequence ATGATAACTAAGGATTTAACAATAGGAGAAATAATTCGTATAAAGGAAAATGCACCACAAATTTTAATGAGCTTCGGAATGGGATGTGTTGGATGCCCATCTGCACAAGCTGAAACAATTGAAGATGCAGTTAAAGTTCATGGAATAAATTTAGAAGAATTATTAGAACAATTAAATAAATAA
- a CDS encoding LysR family transcriptional regulator, translated as MTLQQLKYALEIARYGSINEAAKKLFISQPSLSNSIRELESELGIVIFERTNRGISISSDGIEFLGYARQISEQAEFIEDRYHGRREKIMHFSVSTQHYAFVVNAFTKLLKEIETNQYEFNLRETKTYEIIDDVKTLRSDVGILYINEVNSKVMNRIFSDSNLKFTPLFNANPHIIISNNHPLSTKESVTTNEMLEFTYITFEQGINNSFNFSEEMMNMANVPKSIKVIDRATLSTLLTSTDSYTIGTGFIDSDFDESKLKAIPIECDEIFTVGWIAHKDIKLNKITTRYIEILNEIISTNYFDLNYYLL; from the coding sequence TTGACTTTGCAACAATTAAAATATGCTCTTGAAATTGCAAGGTACGGGTCAATAAACGAGGCAGCTAAAAAATTATTTATATCCCAGCCAAGTCTATCTAATTCAATAAGAGAACTTGAAAGTGAACTGGGAATTGTAATATTTGAGAGGACCAATAGAGGAATTAGCATTTCTTCAGATGGGATTGAATTCTTAGGGTATGCTCGCCAAATAAGTGAACAAGCTGAATTTATTGAGGATCGCTATCATGGAAGAAGAGAAAAGATTATGCATTTCTCTGTGTCAACTCAGCATTATGCTTTTGTTGTAAATGCATTTACAAAACTCTTAAAGGAAATTGAAACAAATCAGTATGAGTTTAATTTAAGAGAAACAAAGACATATGAAATAATAGATGATGTAAAAACTCTTCGTAGTGATGTTGGAATTTTATATATTAACGAAGTAAACTCTAAGGTTATGAATAGAATTTTTAGTGATAGTAATTTGAAATTCACTCCACTTTTTAATGCAAACCCACATATAATTATCAGTAACAATCATCCTCTTTCTACTAAAGAAAGTGTTACTACTAATGAAATGCTAGAATTTACTTATATAACATTTGAACAGGGAATTAATAATTCATTTAATTTTTCAGAAGAAATGATGAATATGGCTAATGTACCTAAAAGTATTAAAGTTATTGATAGAGCAACACTTTCAACTTTATTAACCAGTACAGATAGTTATACAATTGGAACAGGATTTATAGACTCGGATTTTGATGAAAGCAAACTTAAAGCAATACCAATAGAATGTGATGAAATTTTCACAGTCGGATGGATAGCCCATAAGGATATTAAGCTTAATAAAATAACAACGCGCTACATTGAGATTTTGAACGAAATTATTTCAACAAATTATTTCGACTTAAACTATTATCTGTTATAG
- a CDS encoding 5-methyltetrahydropteroyltriglutamate--homocysteine S-methyltransferase, whose protein sequence is MSNEIIGTKRNSPPFRYDIVGSFLRTDEIKIARKQYNIGEINAEELRSIEDIEIRKLIEKEKEIGLIAVTDGEFRRSWWHLDFFVGIEGTKKIILNQGGSVQGSRTKAESFQIVDKIRFNKHPMLEHFKYLNSIVKDQNIAKFTIPSPSLFHFVQSHNKNNVYGSDEELMEDIISVYKSAIKEFYDVGCRYLQFDDTAWGTLCSERHRSYFRSRGIDPEALSKNYVRLINESIKEKPEDMIITLHVCRGNLHSIGFASGGYEPIAEELFSNANVDGFFLEYDSERCGDFKPLRFINDQFVVLGLVTTKHGGLESKEQLKNRIAEASQYVDINKLCISPQCGFASTEEGNIITEEEQWEKIKLVIETANEIWKL, encoded by the coding sequence ATGAGTAATGAGATTATAGGTACAAAGAGAAATAGTCCACCTTTTCGATATGATATAGTTGGAAGTTTTCTTAGAACTGATGAAATTAAGATTGCACGGAAACAATATAATATTGGAGAGATAAATGCTGAAGAGCTGAGAAGTATTGAAGATATAGAAATAAGGAAGCTTATAGAAAAGGAAAAAGAAATAGGATTAATAGCTGTTACTGATGGAGAGTTTAGGAGATCTTGGTGGCATCTTGATTTTTTTGTTGGAATAGAAGGTACAAAGAAAATAATATTAAATCAAGGAGGTAGCGTTCAGGGATCTAGAACAAAGGCTGAAAGCTTTCAAATTGTTGATAAGATAAGATTTAATAAGCATCCAATGTTAGAGCATTTTAAGTATTTAAATAGCATTGTTAAAGATCAAAATATTGCCAAATTTACTATTCCATCACCATCTCTATTTCATTTTGTTCAAAGTCACAATAAAAATAATGTATATGGCAGTGATGAAGAACTGATGGAAGATATTATTAGTGTTTACAAATCTGCAATAAAGGAGTTTTACGATGTAGGCTGTCGTTATTTGCAGTTTGATGATACTGCATGGGGAACCCTATGTAGTGAAAGACACAGAAGTTATTTTAGGAGTCGGGGAATTGACCCAGAAGCTCTTTCAAAGAATTATGTAAGATTGATAAATGAGAGCATTAAAGAAAAACCAGAAGATATGATTATAACCTTGCATGTTTGCCGTGGAAATCTACATTCAATAGGATTTGCATCAGGTGGATATGAACCTATTGCAGAAGAATTATTTTCTAATGCTAATGTGGATGGATTCTTTCTTGAATACGATAGTGAAAGATGCGGAGATTTTAAGCCGCTAAGATTTATAAATGATCAGTTTGTTGTATTGGGACTTGTAACGACAAAGCATGGAGGCCTTGAAAGTAAAGAGCAATTAAAAAATCGTATTGCAGAAGCTTCTCAATATGTAGATATTAATAAACTTTGCATAAGCCCACAGTGCGGTTTTGCATCAACAGAAGAGGGAAATATAATTACTGAAGAAGAACAATGGGAGAAAATTAAACTCGTTATTGAAACAGCTAATGAAATTTGGAAGTTATAG
- a CDS encoding 5-methyltetrahydropteroyltriglutamate--homocysteine S-methyltransferase → MSIEFKNAKQRSVAPFRADIVGSFLRPEVIKEARAKFQNQEISSNELKRIEDEEIIKLVKKQKELGLKAVTDGEFRRSWWHLDFMWGLDGVEKRVLETGYKFNGLETRAETAALTGKIDFSNHPMVEHYKFLKSISGDDVVARQTIPAPAQFLAELQRGENKEITESIYKNIDELILDIANAYKKAIKAFYNEGCRNLQLDDCTWGMLCDKKYWEARQQEGVDTNDIAKLYAKVNNLAIEEHPEDLVITMHVCRGNYNSTWAGSGGYEPVAKILFGTVNVDGFYLEYDTDRAGDFAPLRFIKNQQVVLGLISSKTGILENKEEVKERIREATKYVDINQVCLSPQCGFASTEEGNILTEEEQWNKIKLVREISEEIWK, encoded by the coding sequence ATGAGTATAGAATTTAAAAATGCAAAACAAAGAAGTGTTGCACCATTTAGGGCTGATATTGTAGGAAGTTTTTTACGACCAGAGGTTATTAAAGAGGCGCGTGCTAAATTTCAAAATCAAGAGATTTCAAGTAATGAATTAAAAAGAATAGAAGATGAAGAAATAATAAAATTAGTGAAAAAACAAAAGGAACTTGGGCTTAAAGCAGTAACAGATGGAGAATTTAGGCGCTCATGGTGGCATCTTGATTTTATGTGGGGATTGGATGGGGTAGAAAAACGTGTACTAGAAACAGGCTATAAATTTAACGGACTAGAAACTAGAGCAGAAACAGCCGCATTAACAGGAAAAATAGATTTTAGTAATCATCCGATGGTTGAACATTATAAATTTTTAAAGAGTATCTCGGGAGATGATGTAGTCGCTAGACAGACTATTCCAGCACCGGCACAATTTCTTGCAGAACTTCAACGTGGTGAAAATAAGGAGATTACAGAATCTATTTATAAAAACATAGATGAGTTAATTTTAGATATTGCAAATGCTTATAAAAAAGCTATTAAAGCATTCTATAATGAAGGTTGCAGAAATCTTCAACTTGACGATTGTACTTGGGGTATGCTTTGTGATAAAAAATATTGGGAAGCTAGACAACAAGAAGGCGTAGATACAAATGATATTGCTAAACTATACGCAAAGGTAAACAACTTAGCAATTGAAGAGCATCCTGAAGATTTGGTTATTACAATGCATGTTTGCCGTGGAAATTATAATTCAACATGGGCAGGATCTGGTGGATATGAACCAGTAGCAAAAATTCTTTTTGGAACTGTAAATGTAGATGGATTTTATCTAGAGTATGATACAGATCGTGCAGGAGATTTTGCACCATTAAGGTTTATTAAAAATCAACAAGTAGTTTTGGGCTTAATAAGTTCTAAGACAGGAATATTAGAAAATAAAGAAGAAGTTAAAGAAAGAATTAGAGAAGCAACAAAATACGTAGATATTAACCAAGTTTGCTTAAGTCCACAATGTGGTTTTGCCTCTACTGAGGAGGGAAATATTCTAACAGAAGAAGAACAATGGAATAAGATAAAGTTAGTAAGAGAAATTTCAGAAGAAATTTGGAAATAA
- a CDS encoding endonuclease/exonuclease/phosphatase family protein encodes MRVMTFNLRRDVPIDFNDRWNTRRSLIYNVINEYKCDIIGAQEIKDNMLNDIKENIEGYNIIGAPRGKKVSSERNSLLISRNYLIEDYKTFWLSETPDKIGSRVWYSYLPRICTTAILQMDNGRRVRVCNTHLDNLLPKARMYGLKKILEFIENEKLPVILMGDFNDRPNSKLIKSLKEGKISSKKLLPVQDVNMGLYNESTIGNFKRSGKGLHIDYIFVSEEIDVVNAEIIKYNVNGKYPSDHYPLMADIVIN; translated from the coding sequence ATGAGAGTAATGACCTTTAATTTAAGACGCGATGTTCCTATAGATTTTAATGATAGATGGAATACTAGAAGGAGCTTAATTTATAACGTAATAAATGAGTATAAATGCGATATAATAGGGGCTCAGGAAATTAAAGATAATATGCTTAATGATATTAAAGAAAATATTGAGGGATATAATATTATTGGAGCTCCAAGAGGGAAAAAAGTTTCTTCCGAAAGGAACAGTTTATTAATCTCTAGAAATTATTTAATTGAAGATTATAAAACTTTCTGGCTATCTGAAACTCCAGATAAGATAGGAAGCCGCGTATGGTACTCATATCTTCCAAGAATTTGCACAACAGCCATTTTACAAATGGATAATGGAAGAAGAGTTAGGGTTTGTAATACTCATTTAGATAATCTGCTTCCAAAGGCAAGAATGTATGGTTTAAAAAAAATTCTAGAATTTATAGAAAATGAAAAACTTCCTGTTATACTAATGGGAGATTTTAATGATAGACCTAATAGTAAGTTGATTAAAAGTCTTAAAGAGGGGAAAATATCAAGTAAAAAATTATTACCAGTACAAGACGTAAACATGGGTTTATATAATGAATCTACAATAGGAAATTTCAAAAGGTCAGGAAAAGGGCTTCATATAGATTATATATTTGTATCGGAGGAAATAGATGTAGTTAATGCTGAAATAATTAAATATAATGTTAACGGGAAATATCCCTCTGATCATTATCCTTTAATGGCAGATATAGTAATAAATTAA